In Trichocoleus desertorum NBK24, the following are encoded in one genomic region:
- a CDS encoding magnesium chelatase subunit H encodes MFTHVKPTVRHIAPDNIQGRSLIKVVYVVLEPQYQSSLSAAVRSINQNNPNVAIEISGYLLEELRSPENLEALEQDVANANIFIASLIFIEELAEKVVAAVEPHRDRLDVAVVFPSMPEVMRLNKMGTFSMAQLGQSKSAIAQFMRKRKEKSGAGFQDGMLKLLQTLPKVLKYLPMDKAQDARNFMLSFQYWLGGSQENLENFLLMLSDKYVAKRVGQQSFAPLQYRDPVTYPDMGIWHPLAPAMYEDVKDYFNWYNSRTDISADLKDPLAPCVGLVLQRTHLVTGDDAHYVAMVQELECMGARVIPVFAGGLDFSKPIDAYFQDPIAKSTIVDTVVSLTGFALVGGPARQDHPKAIESLKRLNRPYMVALPLVFQTTEEWQDSDLGLHPIQVALQIAIPELDGAIEPIILSGRDGATGRAIALQDRIEAVAQRAMKWASLRRKPKVDKKLAITVFSFPPDKGNVGTAAYLDVFGSIYKVLEAMKQNGYDVPELPESPEALMLEVIHDAQAQYNSPELNIAYKMSVPEYEELTPYHERLHESWGPAPGHLNTDGQNLLIYGKHFGNVFIGVQPTFGYEGDPMRLLFSRSASPHHGFAAYYTYLEQIWKADAVLHFGTHGSLEFMPGKQMGMSGECYPDNLIGTIPNLYYYAANNPSEATIAKRRSYAETISYLTPPAENAGLYKGLKELSELIASYQTLKDSGRGVPIVNTIMDKCRIVNLDKDIALPDQDAKNMTADERDNIVGMVYRKLMEIESRLLPCGLHVIGKPPTAEEAIATLVNIAGLDRPEEEVKSLLRIIAESIGRDIDDIYKNSDRGLLEDVQLLQDITLACRAAVAALVKEQTDADGRVSKVSVLNFFNMGRKEPWIEALQQAGYPKVNGDDIKPLFEYLEFCLKQIVADNELGALLKALEGEYVLPGPGGDPIRNPDVLPTGKNIHALDPQSIPTTAAVQAAQIVVDRLLDRQRAENGGQWPETVSFVLWGTDNIKTYGESLAQVMLLVGVRPVADALGRVNKLEMIPLEELGRPRVDVVVNCSGVFRDLFINQMNLLDRAIKMAAEADEPLEMNFVRKHAMKQAEDMGINLRQAATRVFSNASGSYAANVNLAVENSTWEAEAELQDMYLARKSFAFNSDNPGMMEQDRSLFESALKTVDVTFQNLDSSEISLTDVSHYFDSDPTKVVARLRGDGTAPASFIADTTTANAQVRTLSETVRLDARTKMLNPKWYEGMLSHGYEGVRELSKRLVNTMGWSATAGAVDNWIYEDTNATFIQDEEMRKRLLNLNPHSFRKMVSTLLEVNGRGYWETSEENLDMLRELYQEVEDRIEGVE; translated from the coding sequence ATGTTCACCCACGTCAAGCCCACCGTTCGACACATTGCGCCTGACAACATCCAAGGGCGCTCTCTGATTAAGGTGGTCTATGTCGTGCTAGAGCCGCAGTATCAGAGTTCTCTCTCAGCAGCGGTTCGCTCTATTAACCAGAACAATCCCAATGTGGCGATCGAGATCAGCGGTTACTTGTTGGAAGAACTCCGCAGCCCTGAGAATCTTGAGGCGCTTGAGCAAGATGTCGCCAACGCCAATATTTTCATTGCGTCACTGATTTTTATTGAAGAGTTGGCAGAAAAAGTGGTTGCGGCAGTAGAACCGCACCGCGATCGCCTGGATGTGGCCGTGGTCTTCCCTTCCATGCCAGAAGTCATGCGCCTGAACAAAATGGGCACCTTCTCAATGGCGCAGTTGGGCCAGTCGAAAAGCGCGATCGCCCAGTTCATGCGGAAGCGCAAAGAAAAATCTGGTGCTGGTTTCCAAGACGGCATGTTGAAGCTGCTACAAACCCTGCCTAAGGTGCTGAAGTACCTACCAATGGACAAGGCGCAGGATGCCCGCAACTTCATGCTCAGCTTCCAATACTGGCTCGGCGGCTCTCAGGAAAACCTAGAAAACTTCCTGCTGATGCTGAGCGATAAATACGTCGCTAAGAGAGTGGGCCAGCAGAGCTTCGCGCCCTTACAATACCGCGATCCCGTCACCTACCCTGATATGGGCATCTGGCATCCCCTCGCCCCAGCCATGTACGAGGATGTCAAAGACTACTTCAATTGGTACAACAGCCGCACCGACATTTCTGCCGACCTCAAAGATCCGCTGGCTCCTTGCGTGGGTTTGGTGCTGCAACGGACACACCTAGTCACAGGTGACGATGCTCACTATGTGGCGATGGTGCAAGAACTGGAGTGCATGGGCGCAAGGGTGATCCCTGTATTTGCAGGCGGTCTGGATTTCTCCAAGCCCATCGATGCTTACTTCCAAGACCCGATCGCTAAATCCACGATTGTTGATACTGTCGTTTCTCTGACTGGGTTCGCGCTAGTCGGTGGCCCCGCACGGCAAGATCATCCCAAAGCGATCGAGTCTTTGAAACGCTTGAACCGTCCCTACATGGTGGCGTTGCCGCTGGTCTTCCAAACCACTGAAGAATGGCAGGACAGCGACCTTGGTCTACACCCAATCCAAGTGGCTTTGCAAATTGCGATCCCGGAACTGGATGGCGCGATCGAGCCGATTATTTTGTCGGGTCGGGATGGTGCTACGGGTAGAGCGATCGCGCTGCAAGACCGAATTGAAGCAGTAGCTCAGCGGGCGATGAAGTGGGCTAGTCTCCGCCGCAAACCCAAAGTAGACAAAAAACTAGCGATCACCGTTTTCAGCTTCCCACCGGATAAAGGTAACGTCGGCACTGCCGCTTACCTGGATGTCTTTGGCTCCATCTACAAAGTGCTGGAAGCCATGAAGCAAAATGGTTACGACGTACCGGAATTACCTGAGTCACCAGAAGCCCTGATGCTAGAGGTGATTCATGACGCTCAAGCTCAGTACAACAGCCCCGAACTCAACATCGCCTACAAGATGTCGGTGCCTGAGTACGAGGAGCTAACCCCTTACCACGAGCGTTTGCATGAGTCTTGGGGGCCTGCACCAGGACACCTCAACACCGATGGTCAAAACCTGCTGATCTACGGCAAGCACTTTGGCAATGTGTTTATTGGAGTGCAACCAACCTTTGGCTATGAAGGTGATCCGATGCGGTTGCTATTCTCCCGCTCGGCTAGCCCTCACCACGGCTTCGCGGCTTATTACACCTACCTAGAGCAGATCTGGAAAGCCGACGCAGTATTGCACTTCGGTACCCACGGCTCCTTGGAGTTCATGCCTGGTAAGCAAATGGGCATGTCCGGCGAGTGCTACCCCGATAACCTGATCGGCACCATCCCCAACCTCTACTACTACGCGGCCAACAACCCTTCGGAAGCCACGATCGCTAAGCGTCGATCCTACGCCGAAACGATCTCTTACCTCACTCCTCCAGCGGAGAATGCGGGCCTCTACAAAGGGTTGAAAGAACTCAGCGAACTGATTGCTTCTTACCAAACCTTGAAAGATAGCGGTCGCGGTGTCCCCATCGTCAACACGATTATGGACAAGTGCCGGATCGTCAACTTGGACAAAGATATTGCCCTGCCCGATCAAGATGCCAAAAATATGACGGCAGACGAGCGGGACAACATTGTGGGCATGGTCTACCGCAAGTTGATGGAGATCGAATCGCGCTTGTTGCCCTGTGGCCTGCATGTGATTGGCAAGCCACCCACTGCGGAAGAAGCAATCGCAACTCTGGTCAATATCGCCGGACTCGATCGCCCCGAGGAAGAAGTCAAGAGCTTGCTGCGGATTATTGCTGAAAGCATTGGTCGCGACATCGACGACATCTATAAGAACAGCGATCGCGGCCTGCTGGAAGATGTGCAACTACTTCAAGACATCACCCTGGCTTGCCGTGCTGCTGTCGCTGCCTTAGTGAAAGAGCAAACCGACGCTGATGGCCGAGTCTCCAAAGTCTCGGTGCTCAACTTTTTCAACATGGGCCGCAAAGAACCTTGGATTGAAGCCTTGCAGCAAGCAGGTTATCCCAAAGTCAATGGGGACGACATCAAACCCCTGTTCGAATATTTAGAATTCTGCCTCAAGCAAATCGTGGCAGACAACGAACTTGGTGCTTTGCTCAAAGCCCTCGAAGGTGAATACGTCCTTCCTGGCCCCGGTGGTGACCCCATTCGTAACCCGGATGTGCTGCCGACAGGTAAAAACATTCACGCCCTCGATCCCCAATCCATTCCCACGACAGCAGCCGTACAAGCCGCTCAAATCGTGGTCGATCGCCTCCTAGATCGGCAACGAGCAGAAAACGGCGGACAGTGGCCCGAAACTGTATCTTTCGTGCTCTGGGGAACAGACAACATCAAGACTTACGGCGAATCCTTGGCGCAGGTCATGCTGTTGGTAGGGGTACGGCCTGTCGCTGATGCTCTGGGACGGGTCAACAAGCTGGAGATGATCCCTCTAGAAGAACTCGGTCGGCCTCGCGTGGATGTGGTGGTCAACTGCTCTGGGGTGTTCCGTGACTTGTTCATCAATCAAATGAACCTGCTCGATCGCGCCATTAAGATGGCTGCTGAAGCAGATGAGCCTCTAGAGATGAACTTTGTCCGTAAGCACGCCATGAAGCAAGCCGAAGACATGGGCATCAACCTGCGTCAAGCAGCGACTCGTGTGTTCTCGAATGCTTCTGGCTCTTACGCAGCAAACGTCAACTTGGCGGTGGAAAACAGCACTTGGGAAGCGGAAGCGGAACTCCAAGACATGTACTTGGCCCGCAAGTCCTTTGCCTTCAACTCCGATAATCCGGGGATGATGGAGCAAGACCGCAGTTTGTTTGAGTCAGCCTTGAAGACGGTGGATGTCACCTTCCAAAACCTGGACTCCTCTGAGATCTCCCTTACGGATGTGTCCCACTACTTTGACTCCGACCCCACCAAAGTTGTAGCGCGGCTCCGGGGCGATGGCACAGCACCTGCTTCCTTTATTGCAGATACCACGACTGCCAACGCTCAAGTGCGAACCCTTTCGGAAACCGTGCGCTTGGATGCTCGGACTAAGATGCTGAACCCCAAGTGGTACGAAGGGATGCTCAGCCACGGTTACGAAGGCGTGCGGGAACTCTCCAAGCGCTTGGTGAACACAATGGGTTGGTCGGCGACCGCTGGTGCAGTGGACAACTGGATCTATGAGGACACCAATGCCACGTTCATCCAGGATGAAGAGATGCGGAAGCGGTTGCTAAACCTCAACCCCCACTCGTTCCGCAAGATGGTTTCCACACTGCTGGAAGTTAACGGTCGCGGCTACTGGGAAACCAGCGAAGAAAACCTCGATATGCTCCGCGAACTTTATCAAGAAGTAGAAGACCGGATTGAAGGGGTTGAGTAG
- a CDS encoding cobalamin-binding protein: protein MVNLERRIVSLIPSATEILAQLGLMDQVVGRSHECDYPAEILTRPICTEPKFNPVGTSAEIHDRVTDLLQSALSVYRAKIEVLEQLQPTHILTQAQCEVCAVNLADVELAVATLTGTQPEIISLQPNTLNDVWDDIERVAITFGIESQPSLTQLQARVEACTTKTKALSDRPTVACIEWAEPLMAAGNWIPELVELAGGQSLFGVVGQHSPWLQWDALVAADPEVIILMPCGYDLESTHQDAIALAKYSEWPTLRAVQAGNVYITDGNQYFNRPGPRLVDSLEILAEVLHPHLFDFGYEGTGWERLPAQVKVN, encoded by the coding sequence GTGGTTAATCTAGAGCGAAGAATTGTCTCTTTAATCCCTAGTGCCACAGAGATTCTGGCTCAGTTAGGTTTAATGGATCAAGTTGTAGGGCGATCGCATGAGTGTGACTACCCAGCGGAGATTTTAACCCGCCCGATTTGCACAGAACCTAAATTTAACCCAGTGGGTACAAGTGCGGAAATTCACGATCGCGTGACTGACTTGCTCCAATCCGCACTCAGCGTTTATCGAGCCAAAATTGAGGTTTTAGAGCAGTTACAGCCGACTCATATTCTGACCCAAGCTCAATGCGAAGTTTGCGCTGTCAATCTAGCGGATGTCGAGCTAGCCGTGGCCACGCTTACCGGAACCCAGCCTGAAATTATCTCGTTACAACCGAATACCCTAAACGATGTTTGGGATGATATTGAGCGGGTTGCGATCACCTTTGGGATTGAGAGCCAACCCAGCCTGACTCAACTACAAGCCAGAGTAGAGGCATGTACTACCAAAACAAAAGCTCTGAGCGATCGCCCCACGGTTGCCTGTATTGAATGGGCTGAACCGTTAATGGCCGCAGGCAATTGGATACCTGAGTTGGTTGAGTTAGCCGGAGGTCAATCCCTGTTTGGTGTAGTTGGTCAGCACTCACCTTGGTTGCAATGGGATGCCTTGGTAGCTGCCGATCCTGAGGTGATAATTTTGATGCCTTGCGGCTATGACTTGGAAAGCACTCATCAAGATGCGATCGCTTTAGCCAAATATTCTGAATGGCCGACGTTACGAGCAGTGCAAGCGGGCAATGTTTACATTACAGACGGCAATCAGTATTTTAATCGTCCTGGCCCCCGGTTAGTGGATTCCCTAGAAATCCTTGCCGAAGTTTTGCATCCTCATCTATTTGATTTTGGCTATGAGGGCACAGGATGGGAGCGTCTACCTGCTCAAGTCAAGGTTAACTAG
- a CDS encoding ankyrin repeat domain-containing protein, with amino-acid sequence MTDLIIASKQGDISQVEALLAQKADVNAQDEEGSTALIAAAEAGHADVVAALLNQGAEVNAPDPDGWSALMGAAAAGHLLIVQLLLNKGAEVNAKTSFGLTALMSAAAKGHPEVVKTLLASGADINAKDDHSWTAFVWAAEEKQTEVMELLKQARLGS; translated from the coding sequence ATGACAGACCTGATCATTGCATCTAAACAGGGAGACATTTCCCAAGTAGAAGCCCTACTAGCTCAAAAAGCAGACGTAAATGCTCAGGATGAGGAAGGCTCAACAGCTTTAATCGCAGCAGCAGAAGCAGGGCATGCGGATGTGGTTGCAGCACTGCTGAACCAAGGCGCAGAAGTCAACGCTCCAGACCCAGATGGCTGGTCTGCCTTAATGGGTGCGGCTGCAGCTGGGCACCTTCTGATTGTTCAATTACTGCTCAATAAAGGTGCAGAAGTTAATGCCAAAACCAGTTTTGGTTTAACGGCACTAATGAGCGCTGCTGCTAAAGGCCATCCGGAAGTTGTGAAAACTTTGTTAGCCAGCGGTGCCGATATTAATGCCAAGGATGACCATAGTTGGACTGCTTTTGTTTGGGCAGCGGAAGAAAAGCAGACGGAGGTAATGGAGCTACTAAAGCAAGCCCGTCTAGGCTCCTAG
- a CDS encoding Uma2 family endonuclease has protein sequence MTSFTVDLDSVIDLTNEQFYQLCQKNRDLKFERSATGELIIMAPTGGDTGRSNFEIAVELGIWNRQTKLGVAFDSSTGFKLPNGANRSPDVAWIQQARWDALTPEQKAGFIPLCPDFLIELVSPSDRLTTVQEKMQEYRENGVQLGWLIDRKSQQVEIYLPDRDVEILKSPVSLSGEGILPGFVLNLASVW, from the coding sequence ATGACTAGCTTCACGGTTGACCTTGATTCTGTGATTGATCTAACTAATGAGCAGTTTTATCAGCTCTGTCAGAAAAACCGTGATTTGAAATTTGAACGCTCTGCGACCGGAGAATTGATCATCATGGCACCTACAGGAGGAGATACGGGAAGAAGCAATTTTGAAATTGCGGTTGAGCTAGGGATTTGGAACCGCCAAACAAAATTAGGAGTGGCTTTTGATTCTTCCACTGGCTTCAAGTTACCTAACGGCGCTAATCGTTCTCCTGATGTGGCTTGGATTCAGCAAGCGCGATGGGATGCTCTGACTCCTGAGCAAAAAGCAGGTTTTATTCCCCTCTGTCCAGACTTTTTGATTGAGTTGGTATCGCCCAGCGATCGCTTGACCACAGTACAAGAAAAAATGCAGGAATATCGTGAGAATGGAGTGCAGTTGGGTTGGCTAATCGATCGCAAATCTCAGCAAGTGGAAATTTACCTTCCCGATCGCGATGTGGAGATTCTCAAATCGCCTGTATCACTTTCCGGAGAAGGGATATTGCCTGGGTTCGTACTCAATCTTGCTTCTGTTTGGTAA
- a CDS encoding lipid-A-disaccharide synthase, with translation MSAVDILILSNGPGELATWVKPVVRALRAQLGDDRAQVRISVVLSPCPNASGQEAAIAQSYPEVDRVQAAEHFARFLLSGKTTDGWDWRDRGVVLFLGGDQFFPVLIGKRLGYRTVVYAEWDARWLRWIDRFGVMKPEIAAQVPPTQAHKFTVVGDLMAEAGTFERPKSHLTNASAGKSTELIGLLPGSKPAKLAQGVPLTLAIAERIHAIRPQTRFVIPVAPTLSLQTLTRFADPEQNSISQLFGGVAANLVVSEAGPQPYLKTTAGVQVELRTDFPAYDLLSQCQLCLTTVGANTAELGSLAVPMIVLIPMQQADAMRAWGGIPGLLVNLPGVGSSFAKLINWWFLRKPRLLAWPNIWAQEQIVPEKVGIVQPQEIADLALDWLEHPEQLQQIRDRLRSVRGQPGAAKKLSQIVAEELGFNSSPNS, from the coding sequence GTGTCTGCTGTTGATATTTTGATTCTCTCCAATGGGCCTGGAGAGCTAGCCACCTGGGTGAAACCTGTGGTTAGGGCCTTGAGAGCGCAACTTGGAGACGATCGCGCCCAAGTGCGGATTTCGGTTGTTCTATCTCCTTGCCCCAATGCTAGCGGCCAAGAAGCGGCGATCGCGCAAAGCTACCCAGAAGTTGACCGAGTCCAAGCGGCTGAGCATTTTGCTAGGTTTTTGCTGTCAGGAAAAACCACAGACGGTTGGGATTGGCGCGATCGCGGTGTGGTTTTGTTTCTAGGCGGCGACCAGTTCTTTCCCGTGTTAATCGGTAAGCGCTTAGGGTACCGAACTGTAGTTTACGCCGAGTGGGATGCTCGTTGGCTACGCTGGATCGATCGCTTTGGTGTCATGAAACCAGAAATTGCCGCTCAAGTTCCCCCTACCCAAGCCCACAAATTTACCGTCGTGGGTGACTTAATGGCAGAAGCAGGCACCTTCGAGCGACCCAAGAGCCATTTAACAAATGCCAGCGCAGGTAAAAGCACAGAACTGATCGGCTTATTACCAGGGTCGAAGCCAGCCAAACTAGCTCAAGGTGTCCCGCTAACCTTGGCGATCGCGGAGCGCATTCACGCGATTCGACCCCAAACTCGCTTTGTCATTCCGGTGGCACCTACCCTCAGTCTGCAAACCTTAACTCGATTCGCTGATCCTGAGCAAAATTCGATTTCACAATTATTCGGTGGTGTAGCGGCAAACTTGGTGGTGTCGGAAGCAGGCCCACAGCCTTATTTAAAGACCACAGCAGGAGTTCAAGTAGAACTGCGGACTGATTTCCCTGCCTACGACCTCCTTTCCCAATGCCAACTTTGCCTGACTACAGTCGGCGCGAACACTGCCGAGTTGGGATCTCTCGCCGTTCCCATGATTGTGCTAATTCCCATGCAACAAGCAGATGCCATGCGGGCTTGGGGCGGTATCCCTGGCTTACTGGTCAACTTGCCTGGGGTGGGCAGCAGTTTCGCCAAACTGATCAATTGGTGGTTTCTCCGCAAACCTCGGTTGCTAGCTTGGCCCAACATTTGGGCGCAGGAGCAAATCGTGCCTGAAAAAGTGGGCATCGTACAGCCGCAAGAAATCGCAGACTTAGCTCTAGATTGGCTAGAGCATCCTGAGCAATTGCAACAAATTCGCGATCGCCTCCGCAGTGTTCGAGGTCAACCCGGAGCCGCCAAAAAACTCAGTCAAATCGTTGCTGAAGAATTAGGCTTCAACTCGTCTCCTAACTCCTAA
- the pruA gene encoding L-glutamate gamma-semialdehyde dehydrogenase: MVVHISSRADEIQVQALEQLTQAIAQQLLTASRESRSFFAQMRDQMRWDDKLLAWAMSNPGLRVQLFRFIDCLPSLRSKTEIARHLQEYLGDPTVELPAALKGLLNFASPDSLPGQVAATTVSTAVEALAHKYIAGESVKQVLKTIERLRKDKMAFTVDLLGEAVITEAEAQSYLDRYLDLITQLSNAAKTWSKVEAIDQAEGEELSQVQVSVKLTAFYSQFDPLDAQGSEAKVSDRIRTLLRRAKGVGASIHFDMEQYVYKDLTLAILKQILMEEEFRSRTDIGVTLQAYLRDSEQDLQGLIAWAKERRYPVTVRLVKGAYWDQEIIKAAQKDWPEPVYKDKPSTDANFENLTRILLENHEYLYAAIGSHNVRSQAYAIAIAQTLKIPRRRIELQVLYGMADKFAKALVEQGYRVRVYCPYGDLIPGMSYLIRRLLENTANSSFLRQNLEERPSAELLAPPQVTTADQAGTASPPIPTHQTHFQNVPDTDYADLAQRQPALQAIATVQQQLGKTYWPLINGEYQQTEAQVDSVNPSNPTEVIGRIGLMSQAQADEAIAAAKAAFPAWQRTPAQQRANILRKAADLLNQRRAELAAWIVLEVGKPLREADGEVSEAIDFCRYYADEMERLEPGHRYDLAGETNRYHYRPRGIVLVISPWNFPLAIPTGMAVAALVAGNCTLLKPAEVSSVITAKLTEILVEAGIPKGAFQYVPAKGSTVGAYMVKHPDIHMITFTGSQEVGCRIYADAAILQPGQRHLKRVVAEMGGKNAIIIDESADLDQAVQGVVQSAFGYSGQKCSACSRVIVVEPIYEGFVARLVEATRSLNVGDAAHPSTQVGPVIDATARDRIKGYIDQGKSEAQVALEMSTPDTGYFVGPVVFSEVAPTAAIAQEEIFGPVLSVIRAENFAEALAIANGTQFALTGGLYSRTPSHIQQAQAEFEVGNLYINRGITGAIVARQPFGGFKLSGVGSKAGGPDYLLQFLEPYAITENIQRQGFAPLEGVD, from the coding sequence ATGGTTGTCCACATCTCCAGTCGAGCCGACGAAATTCAGGTTCAAGCATTAGAACAATTGACCCAAGCGATCGCCCAGCAACTGTTGACAGCCTCGCGGGAAAGTCGCTCCTTTTTTGCTCAAATGCGCGACCAAATGCGCTGGGATGACAAGTTGCTAGCTTGGGCTATGAGTAATCCTGGGTTGCGGGTACAGCTCTTTCGCTTCATTGACTGCTTGCCCTCCCTGCGTAGCAAAACTGAGATTGCTCGACATTTACAAGAGTACTTGGGTGATCCAACCGTAGAGTTGCCAGCGGCGCTTAAAGGCTTGCTCAACTTTGCTAGTCCAGATTCATTGCCAGGACAAGTCGCAGCCACAACCGTTTCGACTGCTGTAGAAGCTCTAGCGCATAAATACATTGCTGGGGAAAGCGTTAAGCAAGTCCTAAAAACGATCGAACGACTGCGGAAAGACAAGATGGCTTTTACCGTTGACTTGCTCGGTGAAGCAGTGATTACAGAGGCAGAAGCGCAATCTTATTTAGATCGTTATTTAGACTTGATCACTCAGCTAAGTAATGCTGCCAAAACTTGGTCAAAGGTTGAAGCAATCGACCAAGCCGAAGGGGAGGAGCTCTCTCAAGTCCAGGTTTCAGTCAAGCTGACCGCGTTTTATTCTCAATTTGATCCGCTGGATGCTCAAGGTAGCGAAGCCAAAGTGAGCGATCGCATCCGGACTCTTTTACGACGAGCGAAAGGCGTGGGAGCTTCTATTCACTTTGATATGGAGCAGTATGTCTACAAAGATTTGACTCTAGCGATTCTCAAGCAAATCTTGATGGAAGAGGAGTTTCGCAGTCGTACCGATATTGGGGTGACACTGCAAGCTTATTTACGAGATAGTGAACAAGATTTACAAGGTTTAATCGCTTGGGCCAAGGAACGCAGGTATCCAGTTACAGTGCGCTTGGTTAAAGGGGCTTATTGGGATCAGGAGATCATTAAAGCCGCGCAAAAAGATTGGCCAGAACCTGTTTACAAAGACAAACCTTCTACAGATGCTAACTTTGAGAACTTGACGCGCATCCTGCTCGAAAACCACGAGTATCTTTATGCAGCGATCGGGAGCCATAACGTGCGATCGCAGGCTTATGCAATCGCGATCGCCCAAACTCTCAAGATTCCTCGGCGACGGATTGAGTTGCAGGTGCTCTACGGTATGGCAGATAAGTTTGCCAAAGCTCTGGTTGAGCAGGGATATCGAGTACGAGTTTATTGTCCTTATGGTGACTTGATTCCAGGGATGTCTTACCTAATTCGTCGTCTGCTGGAAAATACCGCCAACAGTTCCTTCCTGCGACAAAATCTTGAGGAGCGACCGAGCGCAGAACTCTTGGCACCTCCACAAGTGACAACTGCGGATCAAGCAGGCACCGCTTCACCTCCAATTCCGACTCATCAAACTCATTTTCAGAATGTCCCTGACACGGACTACGCTGATTTAGCTCAACGGCAACCTGCTTTGCAGGCGATCGCCACGGTGCAGCAGCAGTTAGGCAAAACCTACTGGCCCCTAATTAACGGCGAATATCAGCAGACTGAAGCTCAGGTAGATTCTGTTAATCCTTCTAACCCTACCGAAGTGATTGGCCGCATTGGTTTAATGAGTCAGGCTCAAGCAGATGAGGCGATCGCAGCGGCTAAGGCAGCATTTCCAGCTTGGCAACGCACTCCTGCTCAGCAACGCGCTAATATTCTTCGCAAAGCTGCTGATTTGCTCAACCAACGACGCGCTGAGCTAGCTGCTTGGATTGTGTTGGAAGTTGGCAAGCCCTTGCGAGAAGCAGATGGTGAAGTCTCGGAGGCGATTGATTTCTGCCGCTACTACGCCGATGAGATGGAGCGGTTGGAACCAGGGCATCGTTACGATTTAGCAGGTGAAACCAATCGCTATCACTACCGACCTAGAGGAATTGTGTTAGTGATTTCTCCTTGGAATTTCCCCTTAGCAATTCCGACAGGGATGGCTGTAGCAGCTTTGGTTGCTGGTAACTGCACTCTCCTCAAGCCTGCTGAGGTTTCCTCGGTGATTACCGCCAAACTGACAGAGATTTTGGTAGAAGCGGGCATTCCCAAAGGCGCTTTTCAGTATGTGCCAGCCAAAGGATCAACCGTTGGCGCTTATATGGTGAAGCATCCCGATATCCACATGATTACGTTTACTGGATCTCAAGAGGTGGGTTGCCGCATTTATGCGGATGCTGCCATTTTGCAACCAGGACAAAGACACCTCAAGCGGGTAGTCGCTGAGATGGGTGGCAAAAACGCCATCATTATTGATGAGAGCGCTGATTTAGACCAAGCGGTGCAAGGGGTTGTGCAATCGGCCTTTGGCTATAGCGGCCAAAAATGCTCTGCTTGCTCACGAGTCATTGTGGTAGAGCCCATCTACGAAGGGTTTGTGGCTCGGCTAGTAGAAGCAACGCGATCGCTCAACGTAGGGGATGCGGCTCATCCGAGTACTCAAGTCGGCCCAGTCATTGATGCCACTGCCCGCGATCGCATTAAAGGTTATATCGATCAAGGCAAATCTGAAGCCCAAGTTGCTTTGGAAATGTCAACTCCGGACACAGGGTATTTTGTGGGGCCTGTGGTTTTTAGTGAAGTCGCTCCTACCGCCGCGATTGCTCAAGAAGAAATTTTTGGCCCAGTGCTATCTGTGATTCGGGCTGAGAATTTTGCTGAAGCTTTGGCGATCGCGAATGGCACGCAATTCGCACTTACAGGCGGTCTTTATTCCCGCACTCCTTCTCACATTCAGCAAGCTCAAGCTGAGTTTGAGGTGGGCAATTTGTACATCAATCGAGGCATTACAGGCGCGATCGTGGCTCGTCAACCCTTTGGCGGCTTTAAGCTCTCTGGGGTTGGCTCTAAAGCAGGTGGCCCCGATTATCTACTGCAATTCTTAGAACCTTATGCAATTACAGAAAACATCCAACGTCAAGGATTTGCACCCCTTGAAGGCGTTGATTAA
- a CDS encoding GNAT family N-acetyltransferase, translating into METLKLAVLSYAEAQASIQAIRALVFQVEQGVDPALDFDGLDPESKHILAFWQGQVVGTTRLRHLNEQTVKIERLAVLPEFRGQGIGRKIMEAALEFLAQWKVEIVQLHAQLYIKDLYQKLGFVQVGDVFKEAGILHIKMQKQLHEP; encoded by the coding sequence ATGGAAACCTTGAAACTGGCAGTTTTAAGCTATGCCGAAGCTCAAGCATCCATTCAAGCCATTCGAGCTTTAGTTTTTCAAGTCGAGCAGGGAGTTGATCCAGCCTTAGATTTCGACGGACTAGATCCAGAGAGCAAGCATATTCTAGCTTTTTGGCAGGGGCAAGTTGTTGGTACAACTCGGCTGCGCCATTTAAATGAGCAGACCGTCAAGATTGAGCGGTTGGCTGTTTTGCCAGAATTTCGGGGGCAAGGAATCGGTCGCAAAATCATGGAAGCTGCACTAGAATTCCTTGCTCAATGGAAGGTTGAAATAGTGCAACTACATGCTCAACTTTATATCAAAGACTTGTACCAAAAACTCGGCTTTGTTCAGGTTGGAGATGTCTTTAAAGAAGCAGGAATTTTACACATCAAAATGCAAAAACAGTTGCATGAGCCCTAG